The DNA sequence TACGTCGTGGGAAATCAGCAATCGTAGGCAATCTATGTTAACTCTTGAAATTGCAAGACTTCTTATCGACATAATAAAGGTTTCATTGATGAAGACCTCCAAAGGCACCATCTCggcttagagcgccttcagaTTCCCGTGATACTCTCTGCTTTCCCAAGCagctagtttagttgcctatttGAATAAAAACCAACTAAGATCACTCATTTCATTGAGTACACGCACATACTTGCGAGTGACTGTTGGTGTCATGCATTCAAGAGGAAAAAAGGTATCTTCAACTCCAAACATTTATTATAATCATTACTTTCTATCTTGTTTCtaaatgtttgatttttctaTCGAAGATAAATATTGGATAATAAGGAAGGTGTCTGTGGTTGGGGTTAAAGTCCCATCCATAAATTCATACCTCGGAGGTAAACCGGTGCGGGTTGGTTGAATCGTGTCACTGTCACAGgttataaaaaaattgttacagTGAATTATAAATTGATTTAGCCGAAAACCAAAAAATCTTATTTAATTGATTTATACAtgcttttattttgaaaaatattccagACGTTGAAAATTTAATGTCTTTATCTCCAATAactgaggaaaaaatgaaggaataccCACGATTTTACAATCCTACCCCATCGCGCCGTGAATGGTGACTCAATTTGTCGTGATTTCTCCCTCCACTTTCCTCGATTTCACACACCGGTGGGCACTGACACTACATCCCAAAACTAGCTATCTATCGTGCATGTATACCTAATTTAATTATAATTGACTCTCATCAATAACACGGCTCACGGTGAGCATGGATTGGAAACGAGCCAAGATCCAATTTATGGAAGACCACGCAGTACGCATTGTCTTTTTACCCTATTCTTTGGCCTCTCATTTCTACTAATCTCGTTCACGCCCCGAGTTGCTACGCGTGTCaaagattttaatttcaaagcgATAAGATAATTTTATAAGACGAATGTCTTTAATTTAGTTGTACTTTTACGTCGTATACCTCAAATTTTGATCGCTTTTATGTTTGTATCTGGGGCAAGAATAATAATCATACCAAATTTCTATACACTTCGAtgctgaaaaaaagttgattcaACTCTTCGTTGAATTGATAGTTCTCAGTTGAGGCTTATTTTATACGTGCTTTACGGCAAAAAAGTACTGATAAAACTCTAGTGCAGTCAGTTTGAtatatcaaagaaaaatctcCCGTTGGCCCCATTAATTCATTCCGGTATAAATCGATACTTCACGATTTACCCTCTGTAAAACTGGTCTGTTTGGTTTGCACCTAAAAGGACGgaaaatttatagtttatcCAAATATCTGGTAGAGCCATTTCCGCTTATTTTTTGCTGCTATAGCCAAAAATTACCTAAGTATTCTTCTATCAATCACTAGTTTCctgtgaatcaaattttttcaaaaccacaTTTTAtggcaaacaattttttttcccactCCGGAAACTTATGGATGatgggaaaaattaaggtcattctCCAACTAAATAGATAAAATTACAGATAGGATtctcctacactggaaaaaaacacattggatctagaacccagactcttaaaaacatcgacatgaaaaaatactcttgattcaatcggagttttgcttgaatcaagaaccaagcctcttaatttgagtggatttccttttgattttagcttaaatctgattgaatgaagagtattttttcttgtcaatgttttcaagagtctgggctctagatccaatgtgttttttttttttttttttttttttttttttttttcagtgtatcagaTTCCAgttctcaaattcaaatttcaattttcttgtttaaaaaaaaaacatgtttttttcagATCTATGCGTTCACCAAACTTTTTGAGAACgtttgaacttttcaaagtaaACTGATGGTTTAATTTGGCTGTTGACAGGTCACCCGGATGCTCCTAGCGTTGTAGGGGCGCTCGCGGGCGATGGAGAGGGGCACCTGGTGCCGACGGCGGTGCGGCGGGAGGGCCCCAGCCGGCTGTCCCGGCGGGAGCTGGCCAAGGAGGCCGAGAAGGTCCTCAAGCAGGCCGAGAGCGTCGTCTGCGTCCCCATCTCCGAGTCGGGGGCCATCATCGAAGAGAAGCCCAGCAGACCCACTAGAAATCATATCCCTCATAGGTCCAACTTGACAAGGAGGTCCAGTTTTGGAGGCTCCGACAACAAGCATGAGCTTTCCAGCAAAAAGCAAGGTAactttttttatgtaaattctGCAGTAAATTGGaatgaattttgcaattaggtacTGCAATTACTAGCTCCTACGTGAGGAAAACATATTTCTATTGgggaactaatggtacatacgctgtttctaaattgagccaaaaattctagttccaaattgcaaatagTAGCTGAATTGTGCCACGAGGGGCAAGACACGCTTAGGCGATGTCagaataaatggactgcattttgcaattaggaactataaattccggcccggtttaaaacaaCTTATGTGCTATTATTTCTCCTATGGACATAAGTGCTTTTTCAGatgggccagaatttatagttcaaattgcaaaatgcagtccaaatagcgTTCAAAAAACTAATTGTATATACATTGagagttttgagaaaaaacctACTGCAATCGTGTAGGGATCCTAAAATATGCGACGTGAGTATGCatataaaattggaaatttcatatacatttaaaatttactgattttttttatatataaaaaCATTTGATCAATCATCATTCgagttattttttataattagtCATTGATGATATCCTTAAATCTTCACGGCAAAATTaaatcgctgatttaacaattcaattgctaaaaaaagtgactgcaatatttcaacgtagatttcacaacaaaaaaatgcgactttaaccactattgtaagctaaagtaacatttttttgttgtaaaatctacattgaaacattgcagtcactttttttagcaattgaattgtgtaatcagcaatttaattttgtccgCGTCTACCATACTTTCCGTGGAACATTTAAAACATATCCTTCGTGCTTTCTTTTTGTGCAGGAAAACCGAACCTAATTTCGTCGGTCTTCAACTCGCTGGATCGATCGAAAAGCAAGAAGAAGACCGAAGCATGTGAGAACGAAGACTACCGGTACAATCTGCGACGGAGCAGCCTCCACGACGACACGGGGACCAACAGCCTCCCGCGGAGCACCCAAAACCGCTCGAGAACCCGAATCGGGCGCAGTGTGAGCGACGCCGGAAGCCGGAAGCCCCTCGACCGGAAACCGGAAGAGAAGAAAACCATCTCGATATTCGCCACCCTGGACCGCCTACGCAACCCGAACAGAAAAGCGAAACCGCATTACGCGGGCTCCAAATCCGACGTCGAGGTCAGGAACGTGGCCAATCGGAACGGTGACGTCATCGACTACTCGCGCACGAACCACGTGCAGAGGAACCCCTCGCCGGTGGTGGCGCCGCGGCGGAAGAAGAAGCAACTATCGCCCATCATAGAGATCACCCCCCGGGAGGACTACTTCGAGTCGTCGTCGGAGAAGCACCAGCCGCACAGTCTGGGGGGCGGCGAGTACGAGAGCCTGGGCCGAAGGCCGCGGGACGAGGTGGACCCGCCGGTGAGGAAGCAGCACTACAGCCTCGGCGGAGGAGACTACGAGAGCACCGAGCGGAAGCCGAAAGCGGCCGGACCGCGCTACGCGGAATTGACGGACGACGATAGCGACATTGGCGGAAAAATTTTAGCGACGCCTTCGCCGACCCGAGCGCCGACGATCGACAAATTGATTCAGAAGTTGAGCGAGGAGCGACGCAATAGAGCGGCGAGCAAAGCGGCTGCGAGCTCGAGCCCACTTGTCGAGCCGGACGAGGGCCGCCAACATAACGACAACAAACCGTTCTCGTACACGGAGCCGCCCACCAAGGCTGACGCGGACGGAGGACATGTAATCTACGCCCAAGTCGTCGCGAGCGGAGGCGTCGACGGCAAACCCGCGGCAAAACAAACCGTGCACGCGACAGTCAGTCCGAATCGACTGCTCGACGACGAGCGGAGCCGCGCCATGGGCCAGGACCGTGCGTCACCCACCTCGCGCATCCCCGAACCGGAGAAGATCCTCAACCTCATCCGCGCCCAGAGCAAGCCCGTCCCCCTCGAGCCGGAGCACTACAAGCCCAAGACCGAGACCTTCATCAGGATCGAGCGGGACGACCCCTTCGGCACCCGCGGACGCGGCGACGGCATGGAGCTCAACGGCCGGCGCAACTCCTCCTTCGACCGGGACGACCTCACCGTCTTCCGCGAGAAGTACGGCTCCCTCCTGGACAAGCGCTCGCCGAGCCTCAACGAGACCGACATCGGGTGGTACAGCACCCCCGCCCGGAACCTCAGCCACCGGCGGAACCTCCTCGAGTCGAAGATCGAGGACAAGCAGCGCCGGCTCACCCTCACGGCAGGCCAGCTCAACCTCAACAACCAGAAAAACAACAAGCTCAGCGAGCTTCTGGACGACACCTCCGATCTGACCAAGAACCGGTATTTCGAAACGAAGATGGTCCACGAGTCCAGCGAGCAGAGGCGGCATTCCCTGAAGAAGGATGTCTCCGACTCGGGCGTGGAGCTGAGCGACTACCGGAAGGAGTCGCTGAACGGCTACGCTCGGAAGATCGAGCCACCCCCAAGGGCGAAGCTGGAGAACAAGGCGCTGTACCACCAGAGGGTGGTGTCGACAAGGACCCATTCGGAGGTGCCCAAGGTGGAGCGGCCGCCGCGGAGCAAGCTGTCGAGCAAGAGCTTCTCGGCGACGAAGACGGTGCAGGAGAAGAAGCGCGAGGCGGTGCCGAGTGGCGCCACGCTGGTGCGGCGCTACAGCCAGAACGAGACGACGCGCTACCGGATCGAGCCGAAGACGGCGCCCGGGGCCCTGGCGGCGCCGGAGAAGAAGCTCACCAAGATGGAGAAAGTGAAACAGTTTTTCGGTGTGAACGCGAAGAAGAAGCGGGGCCCGGAAGAGGTGGTCGTGCAGCGGTACCGGGAGTACAAGGGCAGTGATACCGATGACCCATCGTCGTCCGAGATTCGTCGCCGCGCATCCACTCAAGATTCGGATAACCCTACTTACGAGGTAAGCACCACCTAATATTTCCATTGTTTTACCCAACTTTGGGCCATTTCCATTATTTTGCTAGCAACGCAGCGTATCCAAtaggaaaggggggggggggcttgtagtaaacaaccccccccccccctgtaacaggtcttgcaaaatgtatttacaAGTCGATGGTAAAGGATAGATGCCGTCGCGTCTATCTGCACGATGACAATTTTGTAGGACGAGGAGAAaatttcgccatttttgtaagggttaaatttgcaatttttcatgcatTACAGCGTCATTACAACGTTCccttgaagaattggaaaaaaaactataaacatCAGCTTGCGTGTTTTGCATTGTAGAATGCGACGAAGTCGCCGactcttttttgccaaaattttccggTAGGCTGCAACTGATAACCCGATTTACAACACATatgaccacccccccccccctcccacaaacGTATAACGAACCCCTTTTCCTGATCCATGGTTGAAAAGTTCATCAGAATGGCTTCGGTCGAAAACTTAGAGAAGAGATTTACCTCTGCATCCAACAGATAcgaattttcaatcagagcATCCCCATTTAATATCATCCATGTGACGAAACCCCCAGGCAAATGAGTTGACGTGTGGGGCATATTTTCCTCTaggatagaaaaaaaagagcgAATAGAGTGCATGGCAACATGATATACCCATCGATGATGTCTCTCATACATAAATGGCGTGTTTCTACAAAAAATGCATACTTAGTGGTCCTTGATTTGTCGGAATTTTGTAAGAGGTTCCGGGAGAAGAGAACTCGGAGCTCtaccaaaatatttgaaaaaaagtaattataTAAAAGTAAAAGTAAGTAAGTTATAAAAGTAATTATAgtagtttatatttttttcaaatgaattctTCAAATAATTGAGGGTTGTGAGGACGATGCGTTTAAATGcagttcttttgtttttttttttttagatattaataatttcaagtgaaactagtcttaatgtatattttgcgcaaaattcgctctcaatttccaattttttagcatcaaaaagtcagtttgaactttctttccgtcataaggatctatgtaatttcggaacttcaaacacgcatttctcgaagtagcaaaaactttacttatgcgcattgtcctccaagccactcaattctcattttttctgaaaactccTTCTAATAAACCCATATGAGCTTTAATTATCGATGAAAATTCGCAGGGCTTCCTTTGATGGGTTAATAGTTCTAGTTATAATTTTCGGAAGTTAAAGTTTTGAGTGTCTGATAGTTCGAATTAGATCACTCTGATTTGTTTTTGGATCTTTTCGTAGTCATGACATCGCCGCtgtttaaaaaaactgatcCAGTATTTCGTAACATGGTTTTTTGGTTAGAGTGAATACCACAATAAATCAAACATAATCTCGATGCTTGAGCACATTAGCAAACTGGCTCATTTGAAACTTGCAAAAAAGGAGATCAGATCGTCCCAGTTGCACTCATGTGCCCAACTGCCCACGCCCTAAGTGAGAAAACCCGCGCTGCACGATCGAacctaatttcgaaaatttatttAACTCGTCGTTGGTGGCAATAGTAATCTTCTAAACCAGATCCGCACAAATTGCTAAGCTGATTAAACTGTCTTATAGATTTTATTGGCGAGGATTTCCTTTATGACGTCACGTGTCAATGCACTATCCCGTGAGGCTATTTTTAAACCCATTTCATTGccattttcctctctttttttatgctgtttgcaaTTGATTCGAGCTAGAACTGATAGATACGAGTACATTAGCAAACAAATCATATTACTTTATTCGGTTCTCTCTTTTTACTCCTACTTACATTGAGTATAAAGTAGCTAATGACAATAATAGGGTATTGTCTCGAGAACTACGAGCATTTAAtgtgaattcaaattttgttggGAGTACAATTTTCAACTCGATCACCAAATCAGATGTTTCTAATTCAACAGTTTACTAATAACAAAACTCGTTTCCAGCTATTTTTGGCAGTagctttgcaaaaaggaaccaagagcattgcaatattgctagGATTGAAGTTTGGGGAAATGACGCGTTAACTAGTCTCCTCCGGTACCTCCACCTCTTCAACCACTCTTCCTGATGTGAGGGCGATGGCTGTGAAGATGAGGCATATTAACGTAAAAGTGCGACTCATAaagatgcaaaattaaaattcgcGAAACGTGATTCATAAAATGCGACCATACGGTGGACGCAGTGCCGTCTGTGGATTTGTGGATAAATTATTAATGGTTAACAAGTCAACAGCGATCTTATCCTCGACACATTTTGCGCGTTGATCAGAGAGCTGTCCTGGGCCTCATCCGGTGAGGAAACGAACCTCGATACGAGACTCTTTAATTTTCGTCCACTTCCCACGGGCAACAATGAGCCTCAATCATGTGGGAGCTGATGTAGGTACTGAACAAGGTGAAGGTCGCTGTCACACCACAGCTCCACTTGAACAGCGCTGACCGAAAGAAGCGTATGTATGTACACTTCTGCGGGACATAGGAAAAGTCTCAAGAGCATTTGCATGTTGTCGACTTTAATTTGACGTAAGAAGTCATCtgtgaaaaaaatgacgaatacATTCTCTTGAAAGTCTGAGAAATTTTAAGATGCAagtaaattccctgaaaatttcgagaaaaaataatgacaagTACCTTAGGACGAATTTGGAATGTATttagataaatttggcaatgtctgaacactaataagaaaattttgcagcgtAGATTCGATATATCATGCTAGGTCTTGGATTTTCCTTCAGTATCGTCAACTCTTATTCTGTAGTAGAAGTACAAGAAAATGGATTTGAGTCTTTACTGAATTGTATGTCTTAAAACATGTGTGCGCTTCTATCTCtgtgacaatggaccactagacaaggtacgaatttcagcactctgatatatgatccgtgaccaaaatttcacgtagagcacgatgcgcacaatggatattatcgaaatcaactcctcacataacgatatttaatgattcttgatgcgtgaattcaaaccacccgctcatgaaaactcaatgctctacgagattcacatcgcgcgctaaacgttatcatgacagtctcatgcgcgatgtaaaaatctggcaacctcaatcttgacgctttggctcagctatagcaaattgcctatagttcgaacaacacatggtgggaaatggatattgctcgattaagaaacttgctgagaccgttgtcgtgcgcgatttgactcacgtagagctttgagtttcttgtgagcgggcagttcaaattcctcgtaaccaatgtgaaatgaaaaggttaatatcttcgttaggagttggtttcagtaattttcgttgcgcgaatcgtgttctacgcgaaattttggttaagaaacatgtaccggaatgcttaaattcgtaccttgtctagtgatccatttcTCTCGTTCGTTTCCGCTGAGCGTAAGAAAAAACTtgatttgataaaatatttcttctGCAATACAACAATTAAGTGGACTCCCTTTCAAAAAAAGGGTGTTGTCTGGGGCGGCAAACATtgcagaaaatattaatttattatttttaaatgaccCTCTgtgaaataaatacataaagTGAAATCGGTCTCCTTGaagaaaatagttttctttGCCTCAAGGAGGACGAACCCAAATATCAATTAGGGCAATTAAATCTCTTTCAGTTGGCCATCAAAGTTAGCTTACCCCCATATATGCAAAAGAAGTTGTCAATGTTTAGAAATTTTCTACATGTTTAAAATTCGCAATAACAAAAGCAACCCTTTATGGATTACACAAAAACAGCACCGATCAAATACGAAAAATATTCTTCCAAACTCACAAAAAGTTCTTAAAGCGCACACAGTCCTTATATCGGTCCCTATGGTAGCCCCGAAACTTCCCCTAGGAAGAGTTGACTCTTGAGGTCATTACTCTCCTCAGGTGAGGAGAGTTAATCTCTGCTCGTAAAAAAATGTGGCAATATGCACCGTCTTCAAATAGTCCGCAACTGTAGAGAAATCTGCAAATCATGATTGAGAGCGATTTATTCAGTGAGTCCTAACTTTcggaagttttttttcagaCTTTGAAATTCCTGTTGAGGTATATTCGCGCACTTTCTATTGTCCTCGCAAAATTATACGCACAGTAGAATGTTAAATGCCAAACTTTTACCGGAACTCTTTATCACATTAAATTGAATCAACAGTCTTTTCCCGTGGTGACCCAGGTGACTCTGTTCAGGTGTATCTCCATTTGGAAAACtgaaaaagttttgttgcaATCATTATTACTCCCGGCCTTCTGATGACAGGGTCCTGAGTTATTTCAATGATGAAAGAAAAACTTATTTGATCTGACCTTATTTCTCTGATTGTTGAAGAAATACATGAAGAAGCATTTATATGCATAGGTAAACTTATAGAACTTACATAAACATTGGTGCCATCACGGGCTAAAAATGGTAGTGCtttattgcaaagtgcagtcaACTTTCCTACTCCCGCGTTAAAGTCTTTGTACAGCATTCTCCAAATCTTCGCCGTTCTCCCTCACGCACGTATAGTTTCTATTAAATGTTGTTCAAATTTagttaaattaataaaaaatatttaatgtacAGACTAAAtctttttcagaatattcaaacGTGATTTGTCACGCTTGGGTTTAAAATCCGAGGCCGTGAAAGAGAACTTTGGTTCGAGAGGCTGTTTTTATCTCGTTTACATCGGAGAGGCAACAGAAATGtaagtcactggaaaaaagtaacttgtatctagagtccagactcttaaaaaacttgataataaaaaatactcttgattcaatcggtctttctgcttgaatcaaaaggaaatccgcctaaatcaagaggctcggctcttcgattcaagcgggacaaatctgattgaatcaagagtattttttcttgtcaatattattaagagtctgaactctagtttcaagcgaattttttcTCCAGGGTTGGATGTATTTTgcgtattatttttaaattaaattgagtAAGAAAAATTCTTCCGTTAAAATGTAAATATGTATGAATTATTATAAAAAGAGAAATACAAAATGGAAAGTCGGCGGTAGCGATGTAAGACCTGAAGTGTTATCAGGGTAGGTGTGGACGGAATGATATTTTTATGTAAATAGGAGCTTCTGCTCGctaaaatattatgaaatagTGACCAGACTTGACAGAGTCTGCCAATAGGTTGATTCACTCCTTCCTGCAAAACAAATAATCGGACGTGTTCATggcgaaaggaactatgtgcataggaattgcgtgagacatagttccttttagcatgaatacatCCAAATAATCAACCAGTTCCTTGAACTCAGCATCCCGACGGTCATAACGAGGAAAAGATGCTTTTCCAGATGATCCTTGATTGGAAACGGGTTCATTCTGCGGAGCTTAATCCCTGCTCTGGACTTGACTCAAACCCTAACAGATGACACCGGTCCCTAGTTTCTCCCGGGGCGAACGACTCGCTGCACCGGAGACTCAATTTATGGCATCCATCTGGCCCGGAACGATGCAATAATTGTGCAATCAATTAATTTCTATGCGCATCGCGACAGGGCTCGTTGGTGAGTTACGcgtacgctgccgtgctaaggaagaacgccgtatgaacaatcggtagttgccaaatttcccttgataaaacatgtatttttgacgatattcctgcacatttttctttgaaattttcagatgttttagattaaattgcgtaccaaatggccctaaaattttggtaagAATTATCAGCATCCTGATACATGTTGCATTCTAAGGAATTTACGCAGATGGCATTGAATCTCATCGAAAAGTTACGCGAGATTAACTCATTCGATGATGTTACactgattcttgatgcgtgaaatTCAATTACCCAGCTCATAAAAACTCtcaattgaggccaaaatggaggataATTCGacatcccgcgctatcctgagagtccacctctacccaagacaaactcttcatcgTAAATATTGGAGGACATACATTAGCAGCGTTGCCgtgcttttcatttttgagtccCCAATAAAGTGTCAACGTATTTGCTCTGCTATCTTGCATacagagtttgtcttgatgtagaggtttgactctcatgatagcgtgggatattcctcGCACATGTGGCATCAACTTAGAGCTTCTTCTGAGTTGgaaatgatttcaagtaaattcgTGTgcgaccatcgtgtttctccctaACTTTTGACTAGAAATCAACATGTCTAAATCGTCCAATGTCCTTCACATATTTGGGCAAAAtctcacaattttctcagtaaattcagtcttaatcgaaggaaacttggcaacatctgaaggctcatacggcgttcttccttagcacggcagtaaggcaaccagtggcgtggcaagaATCCTTcgctatcgatatttctccatttggaACTATGGttgagaatcgattattaaggtagagcctgataatcgatccttttcctttttttatggtggatcaatcgattcatcgcaaagcaagACACACTAAGATGGCCGAAGAGCCTGATGGCGTCTGGCTGCGATTCGGTATTAATGGCAAAATATGACCGGGTCCGTAATCAAACACCGCCCTGGCGAGAACTTGATGAGCTTCACCAATTGATTTGAGCCGCGCGCTTCATAACACCTGCTCCTACGCACTTGCCCATTACTTGGACCGGAGTCAATATCTAGTGGAGTAGTCTACAATTTTCAGCACGGCAACCCAAA is a window from the Bemisia tabaci chromosome 5, PGI_BMITA_v3 genome containing:
- the blo gene encoding uncharacterized protein blo yields the protein MPEISRSDSQRSDSSIKPRVSFNRDVHIKKIGHPDAPSVVGALAGDGEGHLVPTAVRREGPSRLSRRELAKEAEKVLKQAESVVCVPISESGAIIEEKPSRPTRNHIPHRSNLTRRSSFGGSDNKHELSSKKQGKPNLISSVFNSLDRSKSKKKTEACENEDYRYNLRRSSLHDDTGTNSLPRSTQNRSRTRIGRSVSDAGSRKPLDRKPEEKKTISIFATLDRLRNPNRKAKPHYAGSKSDVEVRNVANRNGDVIDYSRTNHVQRNPSPVVAPRRKKKQLSPIIEITPREDYFESSSEKHQPHSLGGGEYESLGRRPRDEVDPPVRKQHYSLGGGDYESTERKPKAAGPRYAELTDDDSDIGGKILATPSPTRAPTIDKLIQKLSEERRNRAASKAAASSSPLVEPDEGRQHNDNKPFSYTEPPTKADADGGHVIYAQVVASGGVDGKPAAKQTVHATVSPNRLLDDERSRAMGQDRASPTSRIPEPEKILNLIRAQSKPVPLEPEHYKPKTETFIRIERDDPFGTRGRGDGMELNGRRNSSFDRDDLTVFREKYGSLLDKRSPSLNETDIGWYSTPARNLSHRRNLLESKIEDKQRRLTLTAGQLNLNNQKNNKLSELLDDTSDLTKNRYFETKMVHESSEQRRHSLKKDVSDSGVELSDYRKESLNGYARKIEPPPRAKLENKALYHQRVVSTRTHSEVPKVERPPRSKLSSKSFSATKTVQEKKREAVPSGATLVRRYSQNETTRYRIEPKTAPGALAAPEKKLTKMEKVKQFFGVNAKKKRGPEEVVVQRYREYKGSDTDDPSSSEIRRRASTQDSDNPTYEEYYAVRQRLATPSPRPPSEATTVISNSQRSHRSQPHISDDRNTWFKSLDRLTHKNKTKPSKAVSKLRHNAVSEGSENDDEVRIHHISSPRRSSDDRTLRFSESEPEMRTYSTNRKYNTDSSPDSNTEGDSRSSQKSVVYLHATTVGDIPGSKKLHSSVLSNGRRAMSREELSSNNSVSLSPQKRTLSRSISVLAPWRPKHPRESLEIDYSQDQTDGKPPKPPLKGRAHSGTSTVKSRKNDQENLAKNKQGKTKNIFGKLSGKNKSVDQPNDEYKTKRRASNDLIFTGKKENWDSYLGKSIDSFHDYRRDSKSSGNKVDYTSSNSLYDRSRKLSDSTTTTDYPYSSRKYSTDASDATSKLRPQSRNSSEYIIPVVRFDPNDSDESKRHILVETLGKKRNSKQKEDSEKLSRSTSFPKDSKFTSGWFKPKNKV